Proteins co-encoded in one Astyanax mexicanus isolate ESR-SI-001 chromosome 1, AstMex3_surface, whole genome shotgun sequence genomic window:
- the hsd20b2 gene encoding hydroxysteroid (20-beta) dehydrogenase 2, with protein sequence MNMAEAEGCCGLLYYLGGFTALYYLLKWSWGCWRGFKVYMLSEVWRTDVRKFGQWAVVTGATSGIGRAYALELARRGLDIVLISRSEEKLLQTAKEIESQYRRQTRIIQADFTGGESIYPAIAQQLKGLEIGILVNNVAMNYAEEFAHFLDVPDSEQRITQVINCNILSVTQMTRVILPHMVERGSGLIINLSSEAASKPQPMLALYSATKIFVTYFSRCLHSEYRSRGITVQCVAPFVVSTNMTNNVPVSPLVKSAESFARDALNTVGYSSFTSGCLTHALQNIALSIFFPAWFRHSDFCVRQMEKYAHSIKQKLQEKKTQAHSKEE encoded by the exons ATGAACATGGCTGAAGCTGAGGGCTGCTGCGGGTTGCTGTACTATCTGGGGGGCTTCACGGCGCTGTATTACCTGCTGAAGTGGTCCTGGGGGTGCTGGAGGGGCTTCAAGGTGTACATGCTGTCTGAAGTTTGGCGCACGGATGTGAGGAAGTTCGGCCAGTGGGCAG TGGTCACCGGAGCGACGTCAGGGATTGGACGGGCCTACGCCTTGGAG ctgGCGAGACGAGGCTTGGACATTGTCCTAATCAGTCGTTCAGAGGAGAAACTTCTTCAAACTGCCAAAGAAATAG AATCTCAGTATAGGCGGCAGACCCGGATCATTCAGGCTGATTTCACCGGAGGCGAGTCCATCTACCCTGCCATCGCACAGCAGCTGAAAGGTCTGGAGATCGGCATTCTAG TAAACAACGTGGCTATGAATTACGCTGAAGAGTTTGCACATTTTTTGGATGTTCCTGACTCAGAACAG AGAATCACTCAAGTGATCAACTGCAACATCCTATCTGTTACTCAG ATGACCAGAGTGATTTTGCCACACATGGTTGAAAG gggtagTGGACTTATCATCAACTTGTCATCAGAAGCTGCTTCTAAGCCTCAACCCATGCTGGCACTGTACTCTGCTACAAAG ATATTTGTGACATATTTCTCTCGCTGTCTGCATTCGGAATACAGGTCACGAGGAATCACTGTTCAG TGTGTGGCTCCGTTTGTGGTATCTACAAATATGACCAATAATGTACCAGTGAGTCCTCTAGTGAAGAGTGCAGAATCGTTTGCCAGAGATGCTCTCAACACTGTGGGGTACAGCTCATTCACAAGTGGCTGCCTTACACACGCACTACag AACATCGCTCTGTCAATTTTCTTCCCAGCCTGGTTTCGACACTCTGACTTCTGTGTGCGCCAGATGGAGAAATATGCACACAGCATTAAGCAGAaactacaggaaaaaaaaacacaggcccACAGTAAAGAGGAGTga
- the slc12a9 gene encoding solute carrier family 12 member 9 yields the protein MAGERSPLLTHGVFSVVGEGGDSRRASTSAGDTSSKASPRTLNTFFGVMVPTILSMFSIILFLRTGFVIGHAGLLQGLLMLGVAYFIISLTILSICAISTNGAVEAGGAYYMISRSLGPEFGGSIGLMFFLAKVCACGVYVLGLVEAILDIFGQDPAVGMAQGVRVLPQGYWFSVLYSSVLLLLCLVVCLVGAHIYAKASFITLLVVTVAILSILISPLLVGPRHFSFTHTLEHNRSITHNGTYTGFNSSTLANNLAPGYSLDYSTNRVMSFSTVFAVMFTSCTGIMAGANMSGELKNPSVAIPKGTIIAVLYTFTVYVLLFLLTSSTCDRLLLINDYGVFQRINVWSPFVIVGVYCASLSAAMCSLIGASRILHALAIDQLFGLPLAPAAITSQSGNPWVAVIFTWALVQCTVFAGQLNVIAGLVTVFYLLAYAAVDLACLALEWASAPNFRPTFQLFSWHTCLLGMLSCLVMMFVINPVYSSASIVLLLLLLLFLHYRSPTSSWGYISQALIFHQVRKYLLMLDSRKDHVKFWRLQVLLMVANPRSSCQLISFVNQLKKGGLFVLGHVQLGDLDMLPADPVQQQYNFWLSLVDKLGVKAFVDLTLSLSVRQGTQHLLRITGLGGMKPNTLVLGFYDNSYPEDYFLQDPAFCDGTGDGPGGPEGDNFGVDLPSLQAHFPPVRHTESPRSLQPEEYVGIISDAIKMGKNVCLARYFHQLPPEGKGMTLKSRDSMDTIDVWPFNLLSAQGSGSFADVCSLFLLQMACVLNMAAGWRKARVRIFLCVEAESGDQGWLAKEERFRDLLGKLRIRATIKIVAWDSVMRMLRGTDPTAPPSVSEEFLNKVNLLLKEHSSTGAVRFLYLPGPPADSSQSQQYLAQLDAITQGLGPTLLIHGLTPVTCTEL from the exons ATGGCAGGTGAGCGCAGTCCTCTCCTGACCCATGGGGTCTTTAGCGTGGTGGGGGAGGGTGGAGACTCCAGGAGAGCGTCCACATCGGCTGGAGACACCTCCTCCAAAGCCAGCCCCCGAACCCTCAACACCTTCTTTGGGGTGATGGTGCCCACCATCCTTTCCATGTTCAGCATCATCCTCTTTCTGCGTACAG GTTTTGTCATTGGTCATGCAGGTCTTCTCCAGGGTCTGCTCATGCTGGGTGTTGCCTATTTCATTATCTCCCTCACAATCCTGTCCATCTGTGCCATTTCCACCAATGGGGCGGTGGAAGCGGGCGGGGCCTACT ACATGATCAGCCGATCTCTGGGACCGGAGTTTGGGGGCAGCATTGGGCTCATGTTTTTTTTGGCGAAGGTGTGTGCGTGTGGGGTCTATGTGCTTGGCCTGGTGGAAGCAATTTTGGATATTTTCGGTCAGGATCCAG CGGTGGGCATGGCGCAGGGTGTGCGTGTGCTCCCTCAGGGTTACTGGTTCTCAGTGCTGTACTCctccgtgctgctgctgctgtgtttagTGGTGTGTTTGGTTGGAGCTCATATCTACGCTAAAGCCAGCTTCATCACCCTGCTGGTGGTCACTGTGGCCATCCTGTCCATCCTCATCAGCCCGCTGCTGGTCGGCCCTCGTCACTTCAGCTTCACTCACACGCTGGAGCACAACCGCTCCATCACACACAACGGCACCTACACAGGCTTCAACAGCAGCACCCTCGCCAACAACCTCGCAC cggGCTACTCACTAGACTACAGCACTAACAGGGTGATGTCATTTTCCACCGTCTTCGCTGTGATGTTCACCAGCTGTACGGGTATAATGGCTGGAGCCAACATGTCag GTGAGCTGAAAAACCCCAGTGTGGCCATTCCTAAAGGCACCATCATAGCTGTGCTCTACACCTTCACAGTTTacgtcctcctcttcctccttacCAGCTCCACCTGTGACAG gTTGTTGTTGATTAATGACTATGGTGTGTTCCAGCGTATAAACGTCTGGTCTCCATTTGTGATTGTTGGCGTTTACTGTGCCTCTCTGTCTGCAGCGATGTGCTCCTTGATCGGAGCATCACGCATCCTTCATGCCCTTGCAATCGATCAGCTGtttg gtttGCCCTTGGCCCCTGCAGCCATCACCTCTCAATCAGGAAACCCCTGGGTGGCCGTGATCTTCACTTGGGCTttggttcag TGCACAGTGTTTGCTGGTCAGCTAAATGTGATCGCAGGGTTGGTGACTGTGTTTTATCTGCTGGCGTATGCTGCAGTAGACCTGGCCTGTCTGGCACTGGAGTGGGCCTCCGCTCCCAACTTCAG gCCTACGTTTCAGCTCTTCTCGTGGCACACGTGTCTGCTGGGCATGCTGAGCTGTCTGGTGATGATGTTTGTgataaatcctgtttactcctCGGCCAGTAtagtgctgctactgctgctgctgcttttcctccACTATAGATCACCCACCAGCAGCTGGGGATACATAAGCCAGGCTCTGATCTTTCATCAG GTGCGCAAGTATCTGCTGATGCTCGACTCCAGGAAGGATCATGTGAAGTTCTGGAGGCTGCAGGTGCTGCTGATGGTGGCTAACCCACGCTCCTCCTGCCAGCTCATCAGCTTCGTCAACCAGCTGAAGAAGGGGGGCCTGTTTGTCCTGGGACATGTGCAGCTTGGAGACTTGG ACATGTTGCCTGCAGACCCTGTCCAGCAGCAGTATAATTTCTGGTTGAGTCTGGTGGATAAACTGGGAGTAAAAGCATTTGTggatcttactctctctctctcagtcaggcAGGGAACTCAGCACCTGCTGCGCATCACCGGACTGG GTGGCATGAAGCCAAACACCTTGGTCTTGGGGTTCTATGACAACTCTTACCCTGAGGACTACTTCCTACAGGACCCTGCATTCTGCGATGGCACAGGGGATGGCCCGGGCGGTCCCGAGGGAGATAATTTCGGAGTGGACCTCCCGTCCTTGCAGGCTCACTTCCCTCCTGTCCGTCACACTGAAAGCCCTCGTTCTCTGCAGCCAGAGGAGTATGTGGGCATCATCTCTGACGCCATAAAGATGGGCAAGAACGTGTGCCTGGCCCGCTACTTCCATCAGCTGCCACCTGAAGGAAAAGGAATGACCTTGAAATCCAGAGACAGTATGGACACCATCGACGTGTGGCCGTTTAATCTGCTGAGTGCTCAAGGCAGCGGTAGCTTTGCTGACGTCTGCAGCCTTTTCCTCCTGCAGATGGCATGCGTTTTAAATATGGCCGCTGGGTGGCGCAAGGCGAGGGTCCGCATCTTCTTGTGTGTGGAGGCGGAGTCTGGAGACCAAGGCTGGCTGGCCAAAGAGGAGAGATTCCGGGACCTGCTCGGAAAGCTGAGGATCCGAGCGACAATTAAGATCGTAGCTTGGGACTCTGTGATGCGAATGCTTCGAGGAACCGATCCCACAGCGCCCCCTTCAGTATCGGAGGAGTTCTTAAATAAGGTCAACTTGCTCCTGAAAGAGCACAGCAGCACCGGGGCTGTGCGCTTCCTCTATCTGCCTGGGCCACCTGCCGattccagccaatcacagcagtACTTGGCACAGCTGGATGCCATCACTCAAGGGCTCGGCCCCACCCTTCTGATTCATGGACTGACACCTGTTACATGTACTGAGCTCTGA